DNA from Quercus lobata isolate SW786 chromosome 1, ValleyOak3.0 Primary Assembly, whole genome shotgun sequence:
ATAGTTTATTTAACCattgttttgtttatattatgcctttattttatttttttatattatttatttattttccttcaggtaacaatttttttaatgaaatgatCAATACCATTAACTGTAGTGACAGCAAGGATACTTTCTGATATGTTCTCCAAAACCCTATGATCAGAGATGGACAAACGAATAAGTAGGTAGAATAcattaaaatttacaaacttccaaataaaatgaataactAAAAAgctgattatttatttatttattttgttttttgtttaccCGCCACTACTGTAAGGATCTCTTAGTCCGTTGGAGAATATAATATTGCTACCAAACCTATGGAGTGCGAGTTTCAAATCCTGCAATAATTTGAGTCATTTGACTATTATCAGAAGCCCAAAGAGTAATTTGCAACGAGTAACATCACTGAATACAgacaaaatcatcaaaagtaattttgaaatgtttaaCTAAGTCAATTAAGGACAAGtacttaaattaaaaacatactTGACCACCGTAGTAAGTTGTCACCCAGTGAGGCTGAGGCATGACACCATACAAGCTCTTGCATTCATTGATGAATTTGTTTAGATTGAAAGGTGCTGGTGGGAACATTGAGTCCTTGCTATCATGGCCAATGGGCATAACCATCTCACTACATGTCTgaacatataatataatatatagattagtCATATCATTATAACCAATTCAAACAAATTCCGTGCACCTACTCATGTTTGTAGTTGGAAAAAATTTCTCATTCCTTcgctaaataaataaataggagagataTCGAGtgacagaaaataattttgtgcAAAAAGATTATATTTAGTACATTTTGATGCACATTTGGATACTTTTAGGTGGGATCTACTTAGTGAAGGGCTTAATGATGCCAAAACTAATCACCAATAGAGCCATATTGAAGTGCATCTAGAGGTTTACTTCTCATAATTCTTGATTAATATTTTCTACTATtcctatttttaaaataattagcTTAATATATCTTATAATATATGACATTTGAAACATGTTACCACTATGCTTTTTTTAGTCATTAGAAGACCTAAAACTTACAGTAGCTATTATcatcattaattatattattattatggtcTTGTAATGTAGATCTGTGAAAGCTGTACCTGCCAGTTCCACCCCTCATGGGTTTCAGTTGGACGATTGTAAAAATCCATGTCATAGCATGTATGGTTTCTCATATAAGCAACTACACCCGCATATACTCGGCCAAGAGTATCGGTTCCTTCAGAAGCTCCATCTATGGCACTGCACAGAACGCTAAGTGGATATGTTGGGGGGTGATTATATTGAGCTGCTTCAGTATATATTGCGTCCAAATAGTCCTTGAGATCAACAGATCCATTTAACCGACTGCGGAGAAAAATTTTTTAGATTGATTAGAAATGACCCCTAGAAACTAGATCCTCTCTATTTCATGATCattaggtttttattttctgaatttaaCAGTGTATCACGCTATGCAAAGTTGATCAATATAAAATGGAGAGAATTGTTTTCTTAGCTAGAATTTTATATAACAATGAGGCAAAACTGTGCTAGTACTTGCAAGTATTGAATCTCTTGCCAAGGGCTTCAAGACCATGAGGCTTTGAAGCAACCCTATCAATTTCCGCCCATGATTCCCGTATGGTTTCGTAGCAACTTTCACTAGTTTCCTGCACGGGCCATCACAGTTTCTATAAGCTTTTGAGGGCAGCTTTTAAATTGACGTGACTTGCtatgattattttatttggatttattattgatattaattttattatgcaCAAATAACATCCATGTCATAtcataattgtgaaaaatgttgtatctctaaatttattgttttaaattgattttaacATTAAATCCATAAATATAAGGTAAGTTAATGAGTTACTTTAAAATCCTTGGTTACTATAGAGTAGTATCCAGCTTGTGGTGCGATGGTGTCAAAGTACAGGATTGGAGCTGAAGCAGCTACAGCTCCAAGGGCAATATGCGGATACTTTAGCCGAAACCATGATGCAAGCACtgcaaaattatgtaaaaaagagaaaaataaagtaagaaaaaacatgaaaaagttGTGATCGACTAGTAGCTATTGTCTAAAAAAATGGATTTAGAGTGACTTACTTCCCCCATAGGAACCTCCAACAACAATTACCGGAGAATTTTCTGCAGATAGCTTTTTCTTTATGTGTAAGAGCACAGCAGCATAATCAGCTATAGCTTGAACTGAGTTGAAATAACCACGAATGCTTTCATTTTTCAAAGCCGCCTCCATTGACCCAAATGGTACTGATTTCCCATAGTACCGATGCtatttagaataaataatatatacaacaaCTTCTTAGTGTAAGATTCCAATACATATCACATCAAAACGGAAAAAGCTTTTCTTCGTCTGAGGATTCATTTTATGGTTTGGTTTAAAtattacaatctaaaaaaatgttcagggtaattttttatatgaaaaatattaacgAATGCTCTTAtggttaacaatttattttaaaaaagtttttatgaaaaaaaaaaaaaaatttgacagtttttacaattttcaataaaaatgaggtcaaaatttttctaaaataaattgttaattatTACCCACATCCGTCAACATGACCCTTagcatatatatgtgtgtatagtAGTTGGTTATAAGTTTATAGTTATTGTGAAACGTGAAATAATTGACACATCACTTTTTAAAGTTTACCTCTATGTATACTTGGAGAGCCTTAAACCTGGGGGCATTATCACTTAGAAATCCAATGATGGGCAAATCGTCATCCAAGGATTCTTCTGCGCCAAGATACGCAAATATTGGTGCACTTGCATTTGCTCCACCCCAATACCTAGAGTTGATCACATATCTTTGTTTGAAAGTGGTGTAGCTATCAGGCCTATAGTTGAAGTGATCAAGTGTTTGGGTGTAATAGTAGGTTTTGAGATCTTGAAGATTGGATATTGAAGATGTGGTTTGGGGTTCATGCTGCGTTGTTTTTCTTTGGGTTCCAAGCCTTGGCATGTTAAAAGCAAAAACAGAAGCAGAAAATGTGAAAACTAGGAAGAACAAAGAAAGCAGTTGAAATGATCTAAGAGTATCCATGGCGAAGTATACTATAAAATATGCAGATTATCTCACGAAAAGTTCTATCTAGAGCCTCCTTGAGAGATAGAAGGTTTGATGTTAGACAATTGTGAATTGACACCTATTTATACTAGTTTAACACTACCTTAACCCCCCACGGCTCCACCACTCTATTTGGTTGTTGGGATTTATCATTTATGAGGATAAAGGTGTTTCATATATAGATAGTGAGTGAAATTGTGTgataaaaattggaaaatatatttccttttttaattaattaaaaaaaaaaaacttgtcttaTTATGTGAATCGATATATACCAAGAAATTGCCAAATTATCGTTATTTGGCTAGGTGCATAAAGTGCTTACCTCTGTATAGATAGCCTTAGCTGACATAAGCTTTGTCCACTTTGATGGCGTACATATATTCAACCTCAGCTCTTGTTTCCTCGTTGGTTTAGGAGGGTCTCCATGGTAAGGAATCTAGTCAActttgataaatatatatatatatatatatatatatatatatattgggatcacttttttttttttccccccaagcCATCGCCTTTATGAATTATTAAGAAGGAATTTTTCGAATGTATTTGTGATATGatttttgtaacaaatttaTATCAATAATGTAATCTACAATAATCTAGTccattatatgattttttatatcaataatgtaatcttttttttagaTATCAAGCAGGGAATTACAGTTTCTTTGGTATTGTAGATTAggttctccaattaaattcaaatatataattgtattgattattttatcttttctaaAAACTATTATATTCAATGCAACTATAAAGTGGTGACAAAGTTAATCCTATACCCTTAAATTTCAGCACATAAGTGATTTTAGTCCATGAATTTTAAAGTATTTCTTTTTAGTCCCTGAATTTTAAAGTAATTGCCTTTAGTCCTTAAGAAACTTAAAGTGCTTGTTTTTAGTCCCTAAGAAACTTGAAATTATTGGATTTTGGTCTCTAAATGACTAAAAgcaattattttaaattttagagactaaaatcgcttatatactaaattttaggaactaaatgtatttaagttttagtgtgtgtaaaaaaaaaaaatgtataaacaACTATCATGGTGCTTAAAGATGTAGCTTTGTGGCAGACAAATCAGAATGGCTTACAAATTAGTTTGCATCTTCTAATCATAAAAAGGAAATTCCACTCCACTAGCTTCATAGTATTATAACATCCCATTTGCATTGTGGTGGCTCTTTTCCAAAAAACCTTAGGCTTTCTGGGATTTGGGCcccaatttatttgtattttggaTTGGGTATAGCCCACAATGGGAGACTCCTAAAGTGATTTATGCTAAGATGGATCACACACTGGTTCTAATTTTTGTAGGAATGCTTTGAAGTAGGCCTAGTTGAGAAGACTTTGCTACTGTCGAATTCCCTGCTTGAGGTCCGAACAAGACCTCAATAATCCCAAGATTATGTCCTCACTTTTATCTTGTGTATCTCTCCCCCAAATTTTGTTCTAACCCCCAATTTTTGCCCCTCCCCTCCAATTTATACCATTATTTCAGTGAGACAGTCATGATGAGAGAATATCCAGTTTGTTGGTGGTTCCCTTCACCCATAAGGCTTGGGTGGTTTCTTAAGTCTTGTCTATAGTTCAATTATGTCATGTCATGTATTAGAGAGAGGACCCACTATCCGCCATTGAGGTGATAATCTAGTAACTTATGCTTGACGCCGAATCCTATGTTTGGCGGGCGGATTCAGCGTTGAGCATAAGTTTAGAGACTAAAAgcaattattttaaattttagagactaaaatcacttatatactaaattttaggaactaaatgtatttaAGTTTTAGTGTGTGAAAAAGAAAGCGTATAAACAAATATCATGGTGCTTAAAGATGTAGCTTTGTGGCAGACAAATTAGAATGGCTTACAAATTAGTTTCCATCTTTTAATCATAAAAAGGAAATTCCACTCCACTAGCTTCATAGTATTGTAACATCCCATTTGCTTCcatgtttcaattttttaaattgtggtGGCTCCTTTCCAAAAAACCCTAGGCTTTCTAGGATTTGGGCcccaatttatttgtattttggaTTGGGTATAGCCCACAATGGGAGACTCCTAAAGTGATTTATGCTAAGATGGATCACACACTGGTTCTAATTTTTGTAGGAATGCTTTGAAGTAGGCCTAGCTGAGAAGACTTTGCTACTGTTGAATTCCCTGCTTGAGGTCTGTACAAGACCTCAATAATCCCAAGATTATGCCCTCACTTTTATCTTGTGTATCTCTCCCCCAAATTTTGCTCTAACCCCCAATTTTTCCCATCCCCTCCAATTTATACCATTGTTTCAGTGAGACAGTCATGATGAGAGAATATCCAGTTTGTTGGTGGTTCCCTTCACTCATAAGGCTTGGGTGGTTTCTTAAGTCTTGTCTATAGTTCAATTATGTCATGTCATGTATTAGAGAGAGGACCCATTATCCGCCGTTGAGGTGATACTCTAGTAACTTATGCTCGACGCCGAATCCTATGTCTGGCGGGCGGATTCTCCCAAGACGTTGCCTTGCATCTTCGGCTCATATGGGTTCTTGTAGGAAAGTTTGCCAAGGTGGGGTCCCTTATCTAGGATGTTTCATTATACTCTCGGCTAGCATGGGCCTATCCTGGGCCGAGACCACCCCAAAATGGGCCTAAGTTGTTTTGGGGATGGGTCCACTCTTTTCGGCCCACCCACAAAAATTATTACATCATCAAATCATATTGACAAATCCCTTTCTTATAATACATGAGAGCTGTGAATCGGAATGGCaacgggttgggtttgggtcggGTTTTTTGATGCCAGGACCTAACCTGCGGGCCCTCCCCCGTTACCCGGACCTGGCCCATTTAATAAAcgagtttttttctttagccCCAAACCCACCTCGTCAGGTCTCTGCGGGCCCCGTCTAGCCACTTCTGGGCCTAATCCGTGGCCCAATCCGacctaatcttttttttttaaaaaaaagccaaacagaaacacaaacacaaacagcaACACAAATCAATCAACATTGTATTATCAGTCTTGCTGAAATAAGACTCTTagacagaaaataaataataaataaacacaaaaaatagaagaaacaaAACTCCATTTATGGACCGATTTTTACATTAACAAAAACATCAACT
Protein-coding regions in this window:
- the LOC115980245 gene encoding lysosomal Pro-X carboxypeptidase-like, producing the protein MDTLRSFQLLSLFFLVFTFSASVFAFNMPRLGTQRKTTQHEPQTTSSISNLQDLKTYYYTQTLDHFNYRPDSYTTFKQRYVINSRYWGGANASAPIFAYLGAEESLDDDLPIIGFLSDNAPRFKALQVYIEHRYYGKSVPFGSMEAALKNESIRGYFNSVQAIADYAAVLLHIKKKLSAENSPVIVVGGSYGGMLASWFRLKYPHIALGAVAASAPILYFDTIAPQAGYYSIVTKDFKETSESCYETIRESWAEIDRVASKPHGLEALGKRFNTCNRLNGSVDLKDYLDAIYTEAAQYNHPPTYPLSVLCSAIDGASEGTDTLGRVYAGVVAYMRNHTCYDMDFYNRPTETHEGWNWQTCSEMVMPIGHDSKDSMFPPAPFNLNKFINECKSLYGVMPQPHWVTTYYGGQDLKLALHRFGSNIIFSNGLRDPYSSGGVLENISESILAVTTVNGSHCLDILVAKPSDPQWLVMQRKTEVKIIEKWIANYHDDLLAFK